The window TCGACGTCGTGTTCCCTTTTGGAAAGCTTCAGCAATCTCTCGGACGCCGTCTGTAGGCCGAACGATATCCTCCTATTTGCCAGAAGCCCCCTCAAGGCCTTTAGGACCTCGTCGGTCACCGTCTCGGGCCTCGTCTCGCTCGGGAACGTCCCCAGATAGGGCCTCCCTCCGGCCCTCCGCACGGCCTCTAGGAGCTCGACCAAGGAGCCCACGTCGGGGGTTCTCCCGTCGCGGGAGCCGTATAGGAACCCCACGGGCGCCACGAACCTTATGTCCTTGATACCCCTCTTGACGTAGGCCCTAACCATATCGGCCACTGACTCGACGCCTCTATACCTGACGGGGCTGAGCCTCCAGGTGAGGCAGAAGGAGCACCTGTAGACGCACCCCCTCATTATCTCTATAGGCGGATAGGCGTCTAGGACTGTGCTGTACGTCCTATACCTATTGATATCGACAAACTCCCTAGGCCCCGACTTGATCCTCCCGTCGGATAGGAACAGAGTGTTCGGCGGCTTCTCGTCGGAGCCTTCAAGCTCTCTCCTGACTATTGCAGGCAGTGCGGCCTCGCCGTCGCCGATTACGACGTATTTGACGCCAAGCCGTAGGAGAGTCGCCGGATCCCCTATGGCGTGAGGGCCGCCGACAACTACCGGCGCCTTGGAAGCCACCGAGGCGATCTCCCGCCAGTACTCGACGAAGTTGGGGGTCGAAAGGCTGTAGAGCACCACCGGCCTCTCGTCCTTCTCAATTGCCGCGATCAGCTCGTCGCGGCTTCTAGCCACAAAGACGCGCACTCCCTCCTCGATCGGGCTCAAAGCGTACGCCAGCCCGTTCCTGGACCACGGAAGCTCCCTAACTATTAACACTCACGTCGAGCGGAAGGCTTTAAAAAGGCATCTGCGGCCGGCGTCGTGATAGTGGCTTACGCCGAGGGCCCTCCGGTGGCCATATTCGCGGGCTCTTGGCTGTGCTCCCGCTCGCCCGTGGACGGCTCGCCGATAGCCCTCGGAGAGCCCGTGGGCGACTGCGAGGACGTCGAGCGGCTCGAGAGGCTTTCCTCAATAGCCACGTCGGTCTATATGTTAAAGTCGAGAGGATTGAAGGTGTTCTATGGAGGGGCCGACGAAGAGGGGCGTCTGGCGGCGTATGCCGGAGGCGCCGACGCCGCGCTCGACGAGGTGAAGCACAGGTTCGGGATACCGGAGGTCCCCGACGACTCGGCCTTTGTGGTCGTGGAGGCCGAGGACGCGAGCTCCCTTAGAAGGGCTCTCAGAGTCGCCGGCGAGGTGTACAGAAGGCGGATAGACGTCCTGCTAGTAGCCGACCTCAAGAAGGCCCTCGAGCTGGGCCGATACGCCTCGGGCGTGGTCTTGAGGGATGTGGCCAAGTTGGTCTCGTTCGAGCCGTCGTCAATCTTGCCGGATATAGGCAGATGTGCCCACTGTGGAGTCGACTTCTTGATGTACGGATCTAGGATAACCCGGTGCATCTATTGCGGCCGCGCGCTGAGGAACGTCTTGACCCAACGCAAGCCGCCTCCAAGGCCCGAGATACTACGCGCCATACATAGAAAGCTGACGTCGGGCGCGTTGCCCGAGCGACTTGTCGTAGTTTAGTCTAATTATAAATCAAGGCCATTTTCGGCCAAAGACGCCAACGGCTATCTTCATGGGTTGAATGGTTAGTATTAATAACACTCGTAATACCTCATATGGGGCTCGTCGTATGGCTGGAGGAGATATCCCTCAAGGACCATCCTCTGGTCGGCGGCAAGGCGGCGAATCTGGGCGAGATCACGAAGCTGGCGAGGGTCCCTCCCGGCTTCGTGATCACCACAGAGGCCTTCCTCCGTTTTCTGGACGCGACCGGCATAAGGCCCAAAATATCCGAGATACTTAAGGCGGTTAGAGGCGGATCTCCCGAGGACTACGAGAGGGCCTCGGCCTCGATAAGAGGCCTCATAGAGGCGACGCCGATGCCCAGGGATATAGCAGACGAGATAGCGGCGGCCTACGCCAAGCTTTCCGAGCTCGTCGGCATTAGAGACGTGCCGGTCGCCGTACGCTCCTCGGCCACCGCCGAGGATCTAGGCGAGGCGTCATTCGCCGGCCAACAAGATACCTATCTGAACGTGAGAGGCGTCGAGGGCGTCATAGACCACGTCAAGAAGGTGTGGGCCTCGTTGTACACGGCCAGGGCTATATATTACAGGGAGCAGATGGGGATACCCCACGACGGCGCGTCGATAGCCGTCATAGTGCAGAAGCTGGTCAACGCCAGATCCGCCGGCGTCATGTTCACGTTAGATCCCACTAACGGCGATACGTCGAAGGTAGTAATAGAGTCGGGCTGGGGACTCGGCGAGGGGGTCGTGAGGGGCATAGTCACTCCCGACGAGTTCGTGGTAGATAAGTCCAGTCTGAGGATAGTAGAACGGCGCATATCTAAGAAGAGGGTCGCCGTGGTGAGAGACGAGGCCGGCCTCACTAGGGAGGTTGAGCTGCCTGAGGACAAGGCCTCGGCGCCCTCGCTGGACGACAACGAGGTTGTGGAGTACGCTAAGATGGCTCTGGAGCTGGAGCGCCACTACGGCCGCCCGCTCGACATAGAGTTCTCGGTGGACGCCGATATGCCGTTCCCGCAGAACCTCTTCATCGTACAAGTCAGGCCGGAGACGGTGTGGAGCAGGAAGGCCCCAGATAGGAGAGAGGCGGCGGGCGGCGGGACCGTGGTGGTTAAGGGCATCGCCGCAAGCCCCGGCGTGGCTGTCGGGAGGGCCAAGATCTGCCTCACGCTGGACGACGCCAAGAGGAAGTTGCAGAAGGGCGACATTCTCGTGACTAAGATGACGGACCCCGACTGGGTCCCCTACATGCGCCTCGCGTCGGCAATAGTCACCGATGAAGGGGGGAGAACCAGCCACGCGGCCATAGTCAGCCGCGAGTTGGGCATACCGGCCGTGGTGGGCACGGGGAACGCGACCCAGGTCTTGAAAGACGGCGAGATCTATACCGTGGACGGCGGCAAGGGCGTTGTGCTGGCCGGCGCAGTGGAGGTCAAGGCGGAGGCCAAGGTCGCGGAGCCCGCGGTTGCCGGCCGCGAGATAGTGCTCCACATATACCGCGCTATCCCGACGGGCACTAAGATCTACATGAACTTGGGCGAGCCGGAGAAGATAGACGAGTACAAGGATCTGCCCTTTGACGGGATAGGGCTGATGAGGATAGAGTTCGTCATATCGAGCTGGATCGGCGAGCATCCCCTCTACTTGATGTCGATAGGACAAGAGCAGAAGTTCGTGGACAAGATGGCGGAGGGGATCGCCAAGGTAGCCTCAGCGATATATCCGAGGCCCGTCGTGGTGAGGTTCTCCGACTTCAAGACCAACGAGTACCGTAGCCTCAAGGGCGGCGAGAAGTTCGAGCCGGAGGAGAGGAACCCCATGTTGGGCTGGCGCGGCGTCTCCCGCTATGTCTCGCCGCAGTACGAGAAGGCGTTTAGGCTAGAGCTCAAGGCAGTTAGAAAAGTCCGCGAGGAGTTAGGCCTCAACAACGTGTGGGTCATGGCTCCGTTTGTCAGAACCGTCTGGGAGGCCGAGAAATTCGCCAAGCTACTAGAGGAGGAGGGACTCCACAGAGATAGGGACTTCAAGGTCTGGGCCATGGCGGAGGTGCCGTCGGTGGTCTTCGTGGCTGAGGAGTTCGCGCCTTACTTCGACGGGTTCTCCATAGGCTCCAACGACTTGACCCAGCTGACTCTGGGCGTCGACCGCGACAACGACTATCTAGTGAGGATAAACCCGAAGTATTTCGACGAGAGGGAGGCCCCAGTGCTTAGAGCCATATACGACCTAATAAATAGAGCACACAGACACGGCTTGACCGTATCCATATGCGGGCAAGGTCCCTCGGTGTACCCGCAGATGGTGGAGTTCCTGGTTAGGGCCGGCATCGACAGCATATCCGTCAACCCCGACGCGGTGCTCAGCACGAGGGTCCTCGTGGCGTCGGTGGAGCTTAAGACGTTGAGAGAGAGGCTGGACGCCGTGTACAAGGCCCTCTACAAGGTAGACGACGATGAGGAGTTCAGAGGAATTCTCAAGAAGGTCTTCGGCCATCTGAGGTACTAACGCACACGTCCGAGAACCAAGGCACATCCACTTGGTCGAGCCTCCATCTTTGCTTCACGAAGCTCTCCTCCACGCTCACAGATACACCTCTCCTAAACGCGTAGTAGCCCGTGAGGGCGATCATGGCGCCGTTATCGCCCGCGTACTCGAAGGGGACTATCTTCAGCTTCACGCCCCTGTCCTCAGCTATTGCCTCTAATATCTGCCTAAGCCTGGCGCTCCTGGCGACGCCCCCGGCGACGACGAGCTCCCGTTTGCCTGTATACGCCAGAGCCCGCTCGAGGACTTCGGCAAGCATATAGTAGGCGGTCTCCACCAGCGACTTGCACAAAGTGGGTAGGTCGACCTCGCCGCTTTTATAGAGATCGACCGCCTTCGTGACTAGGCCGGAGAAGGCCAGGTCCTGCCCTATTATGTTTATGGGCAGAGGCACCACGGACTTGGCGCCCTCCGCACACCTCTCCACGGCGGGGACGCCGGGATAGCCCAGCCCGACCTCTCTGGCGAACTTATCTATGGCGTTGCCGACTGCCATGTCGAGCGTCTCGCCGAAGACCCTATATCTGCCGTCTGCGAACCCGACGATCATCGTGTGGCCCCCAGATATTAGGAGGACCAAGGGGTCGCAACTGCCCGTCAACGCCCTAGCTATCTCTATATGGGCGACGCCGTGGTGCACAGGCACCAGCGGCTTCCCCAGCTTAACCGACAGCGCGCGGGCTAAGACAGCCCCTATCCTCAAGGCGGGCCCCAGCCCAGGCCCCGCCGAGTAGGCTACGGCGTCGATCGCCGAGGCGTCCCTTCCGGCCTTCCTCAAGGCCTCCCTCAGCAACGCCACCGCGATCTTGGCGTGATGTTCGGCGGCTTCTCTCGGATGTATGCCGAAGCCTGAAGGAGGGATATAGGTATCGTTAACGTTGGCTAAGATCTCGCCGTCCTCTACTACGCCTATACCTATAGTATGTGCAGTGCTCTCGACGCCTAGCACTAGCACAGAACAAAGGCCATCTGCGTTTTTAGGTCTACCGCTTCGACTCGAATATAGTCATCCCGCACTTGCCGCAGTGCCATCTGGGCACAGGCTCCTTGTGATAAGCCATGACGGATCCACAACGGGGACAGAGCCTCCTCAGAAACTTTATGGTGCCCTTCTCGTAGTCGTACTGGTACCAAGTAGCGGACCTGGGCAATTTCTTGGCCTCGCTCATTTCTTCTTCGCGGCCCCTTTCTTCTTCCTCCGCTTCTTCTCCCTAATCTCCGCCTTGCGTTTCTTGGCCTCTTCGAGGAGCTTCTTCCCGTCGGGCGAGTTCCTCGCAATTATGTAGAGAGGCTCAACGACCTT of the Thermoproteus uzoniensis 768-20 genome contains:
- a CDS encoding TIGR04013 family B12-binding domain/radical SAM domain-containing protein — translated: MLIVRELPWSRNGLAYALSPIEEGVRVFVARSRDELIAAIEKDERPVVLYSLSTPNFVEYWREIASVASKAPVVVGGPHAIGDPATLLRLGVKYVVIGDGEAALPAIVRRELEGSDEKPPNTLFLSDGRIKSGPREFVDINRYRTYSTVLDAYPPIEIMRGCVYRCSFCLTWRLSPVRYRGVESVADMVRAYVKRGIKDIRFVAPVGFLYGSRDGRTPDVGSLVELLEAVRRAGGRPYLGTFPSETRPETVTDEVLKALRGLLANRRISFGLQTASERLLKLSKREHDVEVVLNAAETARRHGFTPIVDVIAGLPGEGEEDVRATVAAMEKLVKLGSKIRLHYFIPLPGTPLWGLRPAPLHGDYRKFAAKYAPYVEGYWQEQIELANKILETYREVEAFLSRRSGPLPAGPTA
- the ppsA gene encoding phosphoenolpyruvate synthase, producing MGLVVWLEEISLKDHPLVGGKAANLGEITKLARVPPGFVITTEAFLRFLDATGIRPKISEILKAVRGGSPEDYERASASIRGLIEATPMPRDIADEIAAAYAKLSELVGIRDVPVAVRSSATAEDLGEASFAGQQDTYLNVRGVEGVIDHVKKVWASLYTARAIYYREQMGIPHDGASIAVIVQKLVNARSAGVMFTLDPTNGDTSKVVIESGWGLGEGVVRGIVTPDEFVVDKSSLRIVERRISKKRVAVVRDEAGLTREVELPEDKASAPSLDDNEVVEYAKMALELERHYGRPLDIEFSVDADMPFPQNLFIVQVRPETVWSRKAPDRREAAGGGTVVVKGIAASPGVAVGRAKICLTLDDAKRKLQKGDILVTKMTDPDWVPYMRLASAIVTDEGGRTSHAAIVSRELGIPAVVGTGNATQVLKDGEIYTVDGGKGVVLAGAVEVKAEAKVAEPAVAGREIVLHIYRAIPTGTKIYMNLGEPEKIDEYKDLPFDGIGLMRIEFVISSWIGEHPLYLMSIGQEQKFVDKMAEGIAKVASAIYPRPVVVRFSDFKTNEYRSLKGGEKFEPEERNPMLGWRGVSRYVSPQYEKAFRLELKAVRKVREELGLNNVWVMAPFVRTVWEAEKFAKLLEEEGLHRDRDFKVWAMAEVPSVVFVAEEFAPYFDGFSIGSNDLTQLTLGVDRDNDYLVRINPKYFDEREAPVLRAIYDLINRAHRHGLTVSICGQGPSVYPQMVEFLVRAGIDSISVNPDAVLSTRVLVASVELKTLRERLDAVYKALYKVDDDEEFRGILKKVFGHLRY
- a CDS encoding 30S ribosomal protein S27ae, whose amino-acid sequence is MSEAKKLPRSATWYQYDYEKGTIKFLRRLCPRCGSVMAYHKEPVPRWHCGKCGMTIFESKR
- the kae1 gene encoding KEOPS complex N(6)-L-threonylcarbamoyladenine synthase Kae1, with translation MLVLGVESTAHTIGIGVVEDGEILANVNDTYIPPSGFGIHPREAAEHHAKIAVALLREALRKAGRDASAIDAVAYSAGPGLGPALRIGAVLARALSVKLGKPLVPVHHGVAHIEIARALTGSCDPLVLLISGGHTMIVGFADGRYRVFGETLDMAVGNAIDKFAREVGLGYPGVPAVERCAEGAKSVVPLPINIIGQDLAFSGLVTKAVDLYKSGEVDLPTLCKSLVETAYYMLAEVLERALAYTGKRELVVAGGVARSARLRQILEAIAEDRGVKLKIVPFEYAGDNGAMIALTGYYAFRRGVSVSVEESFVKQRWRLDQVDVPWFSDVCVSTSDGRRPS